The window GCGGTCGTCCCCGTCGACGCCCGGGTCGCCATTTGGGTCTTCCTGGTTCTCCTGTGGTTCGCATCCGGAGTGTGGCTTGGTCGCTCCGAGGCTCTGGAAGCGGGCATCCGCGCCACCGACTCCATGGTTGAGCGCTTCGGCCTGTTCGTCATCATCGTCCTAGGAGAGGTGGTGGTCGGCGTTGTCGATGGCCTGTCCGAGGCCGAACACAACACACGTTCCATCGCCACCGGGATGATCGGTTTGTGTGTCGGCTTCGCCTACTGGTGGACGTACTTCGACTTCGTCGGCCGTCGACTACCGATCGACAGGGGACCGACCCGGACGCGGTGGATGTTCTTGCACTTCCCCGTCACCTCCTCGATCGCGGCGGCAGGCGCCGCGATGGTGAGCCTGATAGAGCACGCCGGCTACGAACATACGCCCTCTGCCACTGCCTGGCTCCTAGCCGGGTCAGTGGCCTTGGGCCTTCTCGCGCTGATCCTCAAGATGCGGACCCTGGCGGACTACGACCGAATGCCCACCATCTACAGGCCGCTAACTCGCGTTATGGTACCCGCGGCGGTAGTCGCCCTCATCACGGCGATCTGGGCGCCAGCGCCATGGCTCTTTGCCCTCATCATCGTGGTCATACTGCTAGCGGTGTGGCTCTTCGCCGTCAGTCGGTGGCTAGGTCTGGACGACCCGGAGCCGCCAAGTCCCCAGGGTGAGCCGTAGCTGATGGCTACCCAACCACTGAGTCCAAGGGACGGGACTCACCACCAGAAAACTCAGAGATCGTAGACACCTGAGGGTGTGGAATCATGCGGGCCAGGCCCTGCTGGTTCATCGCGGCGATCGCGGTGGCCTTCGCGGAGTGGTCCGGCTGATCATCCGGCCGGGGAACACCGTTCTGATGTGTGGGACCGAGTTTACAACCGACCGCAATGACCTCGAGACTGCAAGTGCTGCTCAAACCGGACCCATCAAACGGATGAGGAGGATGGCCGTCCTCCTAGGAGCGTTCGCGGCCAACTGTGGCCCAGGTGATCGTCCTAGTCGTGATCGGGAAGCACAGGTCGAAGCGGTCGGGATCGGATGACCGGGGGTGTTACCGACTTGATCCGGCTGCATGTGGCGGTAGCCGGCGGGTTGTCGGCTCGCTGATGGATCGTCACCACTCCTCCGACCCGGTGGTTGAGTTTCAATCTCGGACAGGCACCGGTGACCACCCGATTAAGGTCTGGCCTTCGTCCGTGATCTGGATTGGGTTGGTCCCGTTTGTACCCGAAACCCAAACACCCGCATCATCACCAACCAGACGCGGTACCTGAGCCGGGTGCTATCAGGAGACCACCCTTCGAACCAGCTGTCTGTAGTCGTGATCCGTCGGCGGTCGCCGCCGTCAGCATTCACAACCCACAGACCCTCATCAGTGCCAGACCAGACGTGGTACGCGAGCCGGGCACCATCAGGAGACCATGTGACAACCGAGCCATCGGAGGTGGTGATCTGTACCGGGTCGCTGCCGTCAGAGTCCGCAGCCCACAAATCCTTGTCATTACCCCAACCGACTCTGTAGCCGAGGCGCACCGCCGACCGCTCACGAGAATGGGCTTTGTGGGAGCGCCCAGTTTCGGAGGCGTAACGGGCAATCCCTTACCCGCCAGGTTGTACAGCCCGATTACGTAAACGCCCATCTGAGCGCGCGTAACAGCCGCAGCCGCCGAAGCTTCAACAGCGGTAGGTACCACCCGCAACGCTACCAGACACTCCACAGCACGGAACAGCTCCGACCCGCCCCACTCCGGACAAGCATGACCGCCCTCCTCATGATGTTTGCGGTACAACACATTGTCCGGTACAAGAACCGCGAGATCTCAAACGCCTTCAGCGGAGTCGCCAGGTCCGTAGGTGTCGGCGCTAACGCCCGACGCGACGCCCAGTCCGTACAGGCAATTAATGTCCTTGGCGTTGGTTGAGTCGGG is drawn from bacterium and contains these coding sequences:
- a CDS encoding low temperature requirement protein A; amino-acid sequence: MSDSIFAEFRRRLWLPPRAHGDMIEDRTVSFLELFYDLVYVVVIARVAHTLAGDITWRSVGEFVVVFGLIWMAWANGTLYHELHGREDGRTRAFVFVQMLLLAMLAVFADEAAGNSGRQFAIVYVLHQAVLWWLWFSVRRQDTEEFMDVTRRYLTGMMVSIGLMIISAVVPVDARVAIWVFLVLLWFASGVWLGRSEALEAGIRATDSMVERFGLFVIIVLGEVVVGVVDGLSEAEHNTRSIATGMIGLCVGFAYWWTYFDFVGRRLPIDRGPTRTRWMFLHFPVTSSIAAAGAAMVSLIEHAGYEHTPSATAWLLAGSVALGLLALILKMRTLADYDRMPTIYRPLTRVMVPAAVVALITAIWAPAPWLFALIIVVILLAVWLFAVSRWLGLDDPEPPSPQGEP